The genomic DNA TAGATGTTCTTTCCTTGTCCCCGAGCGGGTGTGTGCGTCTTTCTGAGTACTGTGAGTCCATGGTGCTGATGCTGTTAGAATAGGTCATCATGACATCAATGTTCTTATAAGGGGTGGTGCAACCCGGAGTGTCTCCGGCTCCACAAACGTTTGTTTTTGACTTAGTGTGTATGTCTGATTCACTGCAGTAGAGAGAGTCAAAATTACAGATCGAGTCGGACTCAAAGTCCTTGCAAGTGTTAATGAAATCCCCATCATCACCGGGAGAGTCTACACCAAAATCAGCCAGGGATTCATAGCTAAACCCAGAGCTTAGATTAGAGTTGGAAACATCCCCGTGGACACAAGCTGAGCTGTCAGCCGGGCCCCgatgtgtgttgctgtgtttgtctctggaCTCCCTGCCTGCATGTCTGTTGGGTCGGGGATCTGCAAAGGGCTGGGAGTTACAGTAGCCGGGGCgaaagggagggagggttgCGTGGAGGAAGTAGGGTTGGGAGGACTGGGTGAGGGACAGTGGGGGGGAGGAAACTGCTTTttggaaagttaaaaaaaaaaaaaaaaaaaaaaataaggaaagaCATTTTAAGGTGCAGGAGTcagaggggcggggggggggggggggggcacataaGCAAAGTGATATATGGGAGAAAAGAGAACAAACAGTGGAAACAACAGAATGGGATGGAAAGGTGAGAAAAACAAGGaatattaaagcaaaaaaaaaaatgtggcaaCGAAATgggaaggagaaagagatgCAGAATATGTTAGAGTCTGTCGAGAGAAAAATGCACATTCATGAATGTACTCCAGCAGAGATTGTTAACATGTAATATCATGCAGAAATGCATCATTTAAACAAGTCAAACAGTTGATTGACAGTTACACAGACAGTGTATGAGTCAATGGAGTTGATTTATGAAGAGTAataactgcagtttgttttatttaggaGGGTCTGACACAACAGGAAATGATACCGTTGCCATAAAACACCACCGTTCAGCAGTCGAATAGATGCAGTTGAAATGATTACTCTGTCAATCAGCCTCTCATTCACCAATGACTCTGTAATTAAAATGCTACCATCAATCCCAAAGATTAATCATATtagaaatcagagttttctttatGGCATCTGGTTTCACTTTCATTTCCAACTTGTCCTAAAAGCTAAGAATATGAAGTCTGAGACTGTACAGTGAGTTCCAGTCTAACCTTTCTTTTGTACTTTACTGCAGTGCATGCCATCATCACCTCTGGATcaccttctctctttctcttctctgcctttgtttctacctctctctacctctctccgCTCTCCACCAGGacagcacatacagtataatgcTGAGTCAGTCAACAGATAAGAGAGATACTGTACAGACTTCAGTTCGCTTCTGCCAAATCACTGTGTCTATCTCTGTGAAGCTGAAGACTCTGTGAAGACGTTACTTTCTTTACACTCACTTGCTTGAGACGGACTGCTAGGCTACAAAATGAGCTAAATGCAACCATACCTTAGCTAGACTTCAGCTGTCTTTGAACAGGAACCACCACATGATACTTCCTATTTTTCTGACACAGCTCTCAGCAATTGGTTCATTTATTAGGATCCACCCCTTGGGTTCTTAAAGGTGTACACACCTTTTGTTCCTAGCTTGTTCCCCTCAGCATACTGTATAGTTACTTtgtcattcatttaaatgtggGAAACAGAAAGCAAATGTAAGTAACGGGATAATACTGAAGTAATGGGACTCACATCCACCAGGCTTTTTTAAAGGATTGACTTAGCTATaagttatttcttttttaaaacagttttaaatgcCCCAATCATCAGAGATCTTCTTTTGATTTATGTTCCAGCTGGATCACTAAGGTCCTTTACTGCTTCtcattgaatgtttttaatgcgTCCCACACAAGTATGACAAGCTCTCTCTTTaatttttacaaataaagatacattttttctaTCATCTGATTTTCATTTGGAAGTAATGTctaaactttatcatctcacatGCTCTACACTAGCTTAATCCATggcatttagtttgtttttgtttttttcatgatttttattcattgatttttgtctttttattctttttacagttttaatttcttattcttacacaagaaattattttttatgtgaATCAAGTTGGGCTGCCATCTTTTATGCAAACTGTAATGTTTCATAAGTGTAGCAGCTCGTTGTACATCTTTCAAAAGTATTTGTACCAATAAAATGAGAAAGCATTTGGTTCTGAAAGAACATGAGCAGCTTGATTTTAACATATACCTTACGGTAACTAAGCATTAGCACTTGAACCCTTGATGTCTATGGAGCCTACTGCAGCTCTGTATTAGATGAGTAACTTGATCTTAGCTATCTGTGCCACTCTAGGGAGCAAGGGCGGAGGGTATTGGAGAGAGAGGATAGACATCAATAGAAAAGAATCCAAACATCCTACTTTGACTTGAACTACAGCTAGTGGAGAGAAAGATGATATGTAGATATTTAAGGACATTTAGcaagaaataaacaagaagaCAGTAAAGCAGAGAGATAgtggtggagaggagggagagaaaggttgTGAGCTCAGTGGGCACTCCGTTACCCCCCTCCCGTTGGTCTGAAGAGTGGATGAATAATTGAATAAggcagtgatgacatcacactctgaTAACCAGTGCAGGAAATACTGGCTGGAAACTTTCCAACCTCCTACTTCTCCTCATATTACCCTCACTCCCTTCACTTgctttctccctccatcttctcgctgttgctgttgctgttgctgttgctcGTGTTCCAACTCCAGCGTCCACTATCTTGTTCCCCTCCCTGTTTTCATTTATCTGTCATATCATGCATCATCCCTCTCTGACTCAGGCTCGTCCCACATCTCTTCTCTGTTGTTacatacatcatcatcatccataaGTGAGTCAACATTTCATCCCCCttggtttctgtctctgtcttttgtACTGTTCGAAAATATAATTTGTGCGTCCCTGAAAAAAACTTAACAAGCTGACTGTTTGTCGTTtgagctgtctgtctctccgtccTCTGCCATCCCAGAGTTGCTGTGTCTTTTAAATTACACTTTGCTACTTTGCTGCAGATGTGAAGATATGATGCCATTTATTCCTTCTGGATACCAATACCAATTCTGATACCTAAACTTGAGTAATGGCTGATACCAAGTACCCCTACCCCAGATACTACTGTGCTAAAAACAAACGTACTCTTAGTGCAAAAGCGCTAAGTTTTGActaattttacactctgttagcatcgcactgttgttgtttgttattgtcaCTCCTCATAATTGATCTCAAACCAGTTGGAGCCTAATTAGTTCAGCTATCTGATTGGTAAATTAACTGGCATACTCGCTGATACCTCATACTCGTATCATTATTGATACAGCTCTACTTTGctatgatgatttttttctatacaaacataaagatgtacacacatgcagattTCTTCCCATATGTCATCAAATTCACCTTCTTACTTTATACTCAATGACAGCCACGTCAGGATTCATACTCACCTGAAGTTCTTGACTCGAAAGTCCTTCCGCCGTCGGCTCGTCCTCTCACCTCCATCTTCACCTCcaccttcttctcttcctcttctttgccTTCCTTTTCCTCACTTTTATCATGTTCACACTCCCAGTCTCTGCCAATGGTCCACAGGCTGCTGTCACTGATGGAGCAGCCAATCTTCTGAGATGGGCACAGCTCCAGTTGTCCCCCCTCCTTGTCCGCTCGCTGGAGCATCTCCTTCAGAGCGGCCATGGAGGTGAGGGCCGGCGGCGGCTGCATGAAGAAGGCCTGAGCCTGAGAGGTGTACTCCCAATGTTGCCCATCgcttccttccttctctcttctccaCCTCAGGTTGTAGAGTATATCTGCATCTGGTGTAATAACTGTTGGATCCGGATCTGGGTCAGTAATCACCTTTGTTGGAGGGGAGGCGCTCTTGTTACGGTAGCGCAGCTCTTTAAAAGTTGTGGTCTTGGGAGGTACCCCTGTAGACGACCCTGATGAAGTGAGCTTCTTGGGAGCTTCCATAGGAGATTTTCTCATTTCCAGGGTACGAGTCTTAAGGGAGCCTTCGCATTCAGGTGTGAATGCTATGAGCCAATCGAATCTCTCAGGTTGGGTGGAATTGGCTGAGAGAGTGCTGACTTTGACAGGTGGATGAGACGAGGGAATGGGGGGTaagggacgaggaggaggaggagggggcggtgAATCTGGAAACACTGTATGATATTGGAAAGATTCAtagttcattttgtttgttttagtttcatgtgTATTGCTGAGGTTGGTGCTGTAGTAATGGTCGGAGGTCACACCGTtgttcctttttctcctccttgcCATCTCAGTGAATGAGGTGGTTTTTTGTAAATCCTTGTTTTCCTCTGTCTTTCTGCCTTCTTCAGCTACATCTGCTCGGCCATCGCCGCTCAACTTGCCTCTGCTGCTCCATGTATCTCTGGCTAACGTTTCTGTGTCacattccttctcctcctcctcctgctcttttAGTCTGAACTCGTGTGGCTCAACAGACCTGGACAAGAAAGGATTATTTCCTTCTCCCTCATCCTCCAGGCCTCCAACGCAAACGCCGAGCTCGGGGCTGAGTTTGAGGAGCTCAGCTTGAGTCAACCCGGCAAGCATCAGCAGCTTCCGAATTTCTACATCCAGTGTGTGGAAGGATGGGGGAGGAGGCAAGGCGGGTGGAGGTGGTATGgcagggggagaggaggaggacactgaGATAACAGGGGGAGGAGGCAGAGGTGGGGGTCGTGTGGtcggaggagggagggaaaagggCGACTTTTCCTGTTTCGCTTGAAGAGCAGCGATTCGCTGGGCCTCCTTTCTGGCAAGGTGACGCTTTCGAGGAGGGGGGATAGGAGGGGTTGGGGTGGGAATAGctggaggtggagaaggagtgGTATAGAGGGTAAGGTAAGGGACTGGTTTagaggtggggaggggaggaatGGAGGGTGGAGATGGTGGTAGGGGTTTCTCACACCTAAAAGTGGTGAATGTTGGGGAGGAAGAGTTGGGGGAGAAGGTAGTCATAGTAGGGGATGTAGAAACAGCCATGGAGGTGGTCTCCCTGCTGATGTTGATGTAGGTGTGGAGGTCGGAGCTTACACTCGCATGACGAACCGGGGGTTTAGGGGGTCTAGGTGGCGGCTCAACCGGGGAAGGGGTGAGGGAATCAGGAGCAAGAGGGTCCTCGCAATCTGAGGGAGCGGTGAGGTCAACCCCTGCATCTGAGAATTCCTGAGACTCTCCCATCACTCCTCGACTTTTATACAACTTCCAGGGAATGTCGATGTTTCCCATCTCATCCATTACATCTGATAGATCCTGCTCCTCCAGATCTCCCAGGTCAAATCCCTTCTCGTGGAGCCTGGCAATGTAGGCCAGTTTCACTTCCCTATTCACCTTCTCCAAGCGATCCAGGTGATCCAGTCGATCCCGCAGAACATCCCAGTGTTGCTCCCCCTCCAGATCCCAGCGAGCCACTTGGATCACCTGGCTGAAGCGCTCCATTTTACCAAACTCACCAACTGACTCGAGAAAGTCAAGCAAGCCTAGTTTTGCAACCTCAGAGTCACCTTTGACACCGAGGTAGTCAGGAGAAGGGGAGTCCAGGGCGGAGGGGTAGCCCTCATCTGGGGAGCAAGGAGAATTTCGGGAATGTGATGTTCGGGAGAAAGGATTGCTAAGAGGGAGGGATGGGGGTGAACGCAACGGGGGCCGGCATTCAAGTGCCTGTGAAAGAGATTGGGCCTTAGGGGACAGAGCCATGGGTAGATCATCTTGGTCGTGAGAAGAGCAGATGGAGGCGGATTGATCGGCACAGTCAGACTCCAGATCAGAGCAGGAGCTGATTGAAGTGGAGGACGACGAGGTAGAGGAGGATAGAGAGAACTCCAAAAGGGAGGGAGGACAGTCACAGCATGATGGTACCAgggtgtcatcatcatcatcgtcgtcgtcatTGTCGGCCTCGTCATCATCGTCAATATCAATATCCCCGCTGCTTTCTTCCTCGTCATCGTCTTCCTCAACTTTTACGTGCTTCTTGTTGATGAGATTGGCGCATTCATCTGTGTTTTTCCCTTCATTTTCCAGACCGGTAGGGCAGGCAGAGGGCTCCATCTTGGCGTGTGCTTCTGAGGCAGGCTGTGACTGCTCCTTGGCTCCTTTCCCATCATGCCTCTGGGGCAATATtgctggtggaggaggtggtAGCTGCAGTTGCTGCCTGATAGAaatggtgttgttgttgttgtggttgtggttgaaCATGCTGTTGTTATCCTGCGGCGAGCGTCCATCGCAACACAGACACGGGAGGCTTGGTTCGTTGCAGTTGGGGTCAAGAGGGAGAACGGAGGGGAGCGGTGGAGGGGCGGCTTTCGGTGCAATCTTAGTCACCGCAGATGTACGAGCACCCTTAGGTTTGGGTTTGGC from Labrus mixtus chromosome 11, fLabMix1.1, whole genome shotgun sequence includes the following:
- the rusc1 gene encoding uncharacterized protein rusc1 isoform X1, which produces MQSSSQPLKPRRFDASRRTAASAGPKAHGAAFQREDKNMNTITTPSPRRATKGPSVPTRTRVGVQPRAPISQNRFSAQKASSTISKTAKPKPKGARTSAVTKIAPKAAPPPLPSVLPLDPNCNEPSLPCLCCDGRSPQDNNSMFNHNHNNNNTISIRQQLQLPPPPPAILPQRHDGKGAKEQSQPASEAHAKMEPSACPTGLENEGKNTDECANLINKKHVKVEEDDDEEESSGDIDIDDDDEADNDDDDDDDDTLVPSCCDCPPSLLEFSLSSSTSSSSTSISSCSDLESDCADQSASICSSHDQDDLPMALSPKAQSLSQALECRPPLRSPPSLPLSNPFSRTSHSRNSPCSPDEGYPSALDSPSPDYLGVKGDSEVAKLGLLDFLESVGEFGKMERFSQVIQVARWDLEGEQHWDVLRDRLDHLDRLEKVNREVKLAYIARLHEKGFDLGDLEEQDLSDVMDEMGNIDIPWKLYKSRGVMGESQEFSDAGVDLTAPSDCEDPLAPDSLTPSPVEPPPRPPKPPVRHASVSSDLHTYINISRETTSMAVSTSPTMTTFSPNSSSPTFTTFRCEKPLPPSPPSIPPLPTSKPVPYLTLYTTPSPPPAIPTPTPPIPPPRKRHLARKEAQRIAALQAKQEKSPFSLPPPTTRPPPLPPPPVISVSSSSPPAIPPPPALPPPPSFHTLDVEIRKLLMLAGLTQAELLKLSPELGVCVGGLEDEGEGNNPFLSRSVEPHEFRLKEQEEEEKECDTETLARDTWSSRGKLSGDGRADVAEEGRKTEENKDLQKTTSFTEMARRRKRNNGVTSDHYYSTNLSNTHETKTNKMNYESFQYHTVFPDSPPPPPPPRPLPPIPSSHPPVKVSTLSANSTQPERFDWLIAFTPECEGSLKTRTLEMRKSPMEAPKKLTSSGSSTGVPPKTTTFKELRYRNKSASPPTKVITDPDPDPTVITPDADILYNLRWRREKEGSDGQHWEYTSQAQAFFMQPPPALTSMAALKEMLQRADKEGGQLELCPSQKIGCSISDSSLWTIGRDWECEHDKSEEKEGKEEEEKKVEVKMEVRGRADGGRTFESRTSVSSPPLSLTQSSQPYFLHATLPPFRPGYCNSQPFADPRPNRHAGRESRDKHSNTHRGPADSSACVHGDVSNSNLSSGFSYESLADFGVDSPGDDGDFINTCKDFESDSICNFDSLYCSESDIHTKSKTNVCGAGDTPGCTTPYKNIDVMMTYSNSISTMDSQYSERRTHPLGDKERTSKELPPLPTYYLYHPKNCPLHRGAPPRLSPIGALSPPLRSGVPPPGAAGYSLSSPLFPRSHTLPALAAPLYYPNLYPPIPPRAPPLPPKLYQAPPQSSVATVRSVSFAGTVQRTGTSWMGEDVDYPMRGLGLSSLFLQEKKALVSAVSVAVEAILAQFSSSRTVVQKSISVNKALSGDSTINPSLGRLVLQCLCPALHSLLTDGLKPHQSDLIAGRRPNSAWGLVQASTQPGPKTQALFNLQVRVRELPQLRQSKQRFNAFLLGLLNTKHLDFWLSHVQSCSDVLETYYRPTSLMRLSLSACQPLFEELLLVLQPLSLLTFNLDLLFQHHHLEPDSHRPEIPSPPSQDAGSTEQSRTTGCRYIETLSEVNFESPELQAAKEKTSAPFNPKNGGSGESAQISAATIKVPVSLAQTSPQLMWVQEKEIGALPPPEDDEDSLAQQAGQVIQQGWGAVMRLGGRLSRNLSELSLTKDEVKTDLSDLQIQTESDFAPVSCGTQVPWGLGRLFGASKSPNSPPGNTPPTRRPSQWLAPGVTALTRMVSSNSTPLLRRAAEQQIESEPEREKDIDALEMKDKPRPLRSVRTLCDHTGTGSELSFCKGEELVVLGGVDQDWIRCRQGDMEGLVPIGYTSLIM
- the rusc1 gene encoding uncharacterized protein rusc1 isoform X3, encoding MQSSSQPLKPRRFDASRRTAASAGPKAHGAAFQREDKNMNTITTPSPRRATKGPSVPTRTRVGVQPRAPISQNRFSAQKASSTISKTAKPKPKGARTSAVTKIAPKAAPPPLPSVLPLDPNCNEPSLPCLCCDGRSPQDNNSMFNHNHNNNNTISIRQQLQLPPPPPAILPQRHDGKGAKEQSQPASEAHAKMEPSACPTGLENEGKNTDECANLINKKHVKVEEDDDEEESSGDIDIDDDDEADNDDDDDDDDTLVPSCCDCPPSLLEFSLSSSTSSSSTSISSCSDLESDCADQSASICSSHDQDDLPMALSPKAQSLSQALECRPPLRSPPSLPLSNPFSRTSHSRNSPCSPDEGYPSALDSPSPDYLGVKGDSEVAKLGLLDFLESVGEFGKMERFSQVIQVARWDLEGEQHWDVLRDRLDHLDRLEKVNREVKLAYIARLHEKGFDLGDLEEQDLSDVMDEMGNIDIPWKLYKSRGVMGESQEFSDAGVDLTAPSDCEDPLAPDSLTPSPVEPPPRPPKPPVRHASVSSDLHTYINISRETTSMAVSTSPTMTTFSPNSSSPTFTTFRCEKPLPPSPPSIPPLPTSKPVPYLTLYTTPSPPPAIPTPTPPIPPPRKRHLARKEAQRIAALQAKQEKSPFSLPPPTTRPPPLPPPPVISVSSSSPPAIPPPPALPPPPSFHTLDVEIRKLLMLAGLTQAELLKLSPELGVCVGGLEDEGEGNNPFLSRSVEPHEFRLKEQEEEEKECDTETLARDTWSSRGKLSGDGRADVAEEGRKTEENKDLQKTTSFTEMARRRKRNNGVTSDHYYSTNLSNTHETKTNKMNYESFQYHTVFPDSPPPPPPPRPLPPIPSSHPPVKVSTLSANSTQPERFDWLIAFTPECEGSLKTRTLEMRKSPMEAPKKLTSSGSSTGVPPKTTTFKELRYRNKSASPPTKVITDPDPDPTVITPDADILYNLRWRREKEGSDGQHWEYTSQAQAFFMQPPPALTSMAALKEMLQRADKEGGQLELCPSQKIGCSISDSSLWTIGRDWECEHDKSEEKEGKEEEEKKVEVKMEVRGRADGGRTFESRTSAVRSVSFAGTVQRTGTSWMGEDVDYPMRGLGLSSLFLQEKKALVSAVSVAVEAILAQFSSSRTVVQKSISVNKALSGDSTINPSLGRLVLQCLCPALHSLLTDGLKPHQSDLIAGRRPNSAWGLVQASTQPGPKTQALFNLQVRVRELPQLRQSKQRFNAFLLGLLNTKHLDFWLSHVQSCSDVLETYYRPTSLMRLSLSACQPLFEELLLVLQPLSLLTFNLDLLFQHHHLEPDSHRPEIPSPPSQDAGSTEQSRTTGCRYIETLSEVNFESPELQAAKEKTSAPFNPKNGGSGESAQISAATIKVPVSLAQTSPQLMWVQEKEIGALPPPEDDEDSLAQQAGQVIQQGWGAVMRLGGRLSRNLSELSLTKDEVKTDLSDLQIQTESDFAPVSCGTQVPWGLGRLFGASKSPNSPPGNTPPTRRPSQWLAPGVTALTRMVSSNSTPLLRRAAEQQIESEPEREKDIDALEMKDKPRPLRSVRTLCDHTGTGSELSFCKGEELVVLGGVDQDWIRCRQGDMEGLVPIGYTSLIM
- the rusc1 gene encoding uncharacterized protein rusc1 isoform X2 → MQSSSQPLKPRRFDASRRTAASAGPKAHGAAFQREDKNMNTITTPSPRRATKGPSVPTRTRVGVQPRAPISQNRFSAQKASSTISKTAKPKPKGARTSAVTKIAPKAAPPPLPSVLPLDPNCNEPSLPCLCCDGRSPQDNNSMFNHNHNNNNTISIRQQLQLPPPPPAILPQRHDGKGAKEQSQPASEAHAKMEPSACPTGLENEGKNTDECANLINKKHVKVEEDDDEEESSGDIDIDDDDEADNDDDDDDDDTLVPSCCDCPPSLLEFSLSSSTSSSSTSISSCSDLESDCADQSASICSSHDQDDLPMALSPKAQSLSQALECRPPLRSPPSLPLSNPFSRTSHSRNSPCSPDEGYPSALDSPSPDYLGVKGDSEVAKLGLLDFLESVGEFGKMERFSQVIQVARWDLEGEQHWDVLRDRLDHLDRLEKVNREVKLAYIARLHEKGFDLGDLEEQDLSDVMDEMGNIDIPWKLYKSRGVMGESQEFSDAGVDLTAPSDCEDPLAPDSLTPSPVEPPPRPPKPPVRHASVSSDLHTYINISRETTSMAVSTSPTMTTFSPNSSSPTFTTFRCEKPLPPSPPSIPPLPTSKPVPYLTLYTTPSPPPAIPTPTPPIPPPRKRHLARKEAQRIAALQAKQEKSPFSLPPPTTRPPPLPPPPVISVSSSSPPAIPPPPALPPPPSFHTLDVEIRKLLMLAGLTQAELLKLSPELGVCVGGLEDEGEGNNPFLSRSVEPHEFRLKEQEEEEKECDTETLARDTWSSRGKLSGDGRADVAEEGRKTEENKDLQKTTSFTEMARRRKRNNGVTSDHYYSTNLSNTHETKTNKMNYESFQYHTVFPDSPPPPPPPRPLPPIPSSHPPVKVSTLSANSTQPERFDWLIAFTPECEGSLKTRTLEMRKSPMEAPKKLTSSGSSTGVPPKTTTFKELRYRNKSASPPTKVITDPDPDPTVITPDADILYNLRWRREKEGSDGQHWEYTSQAQAFFMQPPPALTSMAALKEMLQRADKEGGQLELCPSQKIGCSISDSSLWTIGRDWECEHDKSEEKEGKEEEEKKVEVKMEVRGRADGGRTFESRTSVSSPPLSLTQSSQPYFLHATLPPFRPGYCNSQPFADPRPNRHAGRESRDKHSNTHRGPADSSACVHGDVSNSNLSSGFSYESLADFGVDSPGDDGDFINTCKDFESDSICNFDSLYCSESDIHTKSKTNVCGAGDTPGCTTPYKNIDVMMTYSNSISTMDSQYSERRTHPLGDKERTSKELPPLPTYYLYHPKNCPLHRGAPPRLSPIGALSPPLRSGVPPPGAAGYSLSSPLFPRSHTLPALAAPLYYPNLYPPIPPRAPPLPPKLYQAPPQSSVATVRSVSFAGTVQRTGTSWMGEDVDYPMRGLGLSSLFLQEKKALVSAVSVAVEAILAQFSSSRTVVQKALSGDSTINPSLGRLVLQCLCPALHSLLTDGLKPHQSDLIAGRRPNSAWGLVQASTQPGPKTQALFNLQVRVRELPQLRQSKQRFNAFLLGLLNTKHLDFWLSHVQSCSDVLETYYRPTSLMRLSLSACQPLFEELLLVLQPLSLLTFNLDLLFQHHHLEPDSHRPEIPSPPSQDAGSTEQSRTTGCRYIETLSEVNFESPELQAAKEKTSAPFNPKNGGSGESAQISAATIKVPVSLAQTSPQLMWVQEKEIGALPPPEDDEDSLAQQAGQVIQQGWGAVMRLGGRLSRNLSELSLTKDEVKTDLSDLQIQTESDFAPVSCGTQVPWGLGRLFGASKSPNSPPGNTPPTRRPSQWLAPGVTALTRMVSSNSTPLLRRAAEQQIESEPEREKDIDALEMKDKPRPLRSVRTLCDHTGTGSELSFCKGEELVVLGGVDQDWIRCRQGDMEGLVPIGYTSLIM